The nucleotide sequence CAGAAAAATTGACCTCCTGGGCAAGGGCAGGGCAAGCAAAAGATCGATGAACTCCCTTGAACTGTAATAATACAAAGCTCCAAACAAGGTTCCGATCAGCGGGCAAAGGATCAGAATGATGTTCATCAGGCTGATCACCGTCCTGGGTATATCATAGCTGAAATACAGTAACCCTAAAGTTACCAGGAGGAAGAACAGGAAATAAGCATAGGTCCAGCGGCTCCTGCTCAGGTCATAAAAACTGTATTTCAGCACTTTAAACATGGCCCTGGTTAATTAAGATGCCGGCAATCGCCCTTTCCAGATTTGTGTCGTTGCTCTGCGCTTTAAGATTTTCAACTTTGCCCTGGAAATATATTTTACCCTCCAGGATGAAAATGACTTCATCTGCCAATTCCTCCACGAGGCTGACCATATGCGTGGTAAGCAGGATGGCTTTACCTGCCTCCTTTTTCCTGATCAGCAAATCCTTGAACCTGATAAGCGCCAGGGGATCAAGCCCGACGGTAGGCTCATCAAGGATCAGGTAATGGCAATCGAACATGAAGGCGATCAGGATATTGACTTTCTGGCGCGTCCCGCCGGATAAATAGCGCAGTGGTTTGCCCAGGTAAGGCTCTAATCCGAATAAACTGATCAGTTCGTCATCAAAGGCAGGCTGGTTCCGGATATCTTTCACCATCCTGATCAGCTCTCTCAGCCTGAGGTTTTCCGGAAACCTGGCGATCTGGGGTAAATACCCGATATCACGCCGGTAAAGCCAGTCGCCTTCAATATTCCTGCCCCCAACAGTGATCTCACCCTGCTGTCCTATCACCATCCCTAATATACATTTGATCAGGGTTGTCTTACCGGAGCCGTTTGGCCCCAGCACAGCAGTGATACGAGCGTCCGGCAAATCAATGTCCACGCCTTTCAGAACCCCGGTTTTCCCGTAAGCTTTATGTAAATCCCTGATAATCATTTGAATAATATTTGATGCATCTGCGGGGACCGGTCTTCCAGGGTCTGTGGTGTGATGGCAGGCATTACCTTCTCAGCAAAATTGAGCAAGCCGACGAAAGGGCTTCTCAGCAGGATGATCGACGACGGTACTCTTCCGGTGACCAGGGAAAACAATTTCACCGGTTTATACGGTACATCACCCGATCCATCCCTGTCAAGGTCATAGCCTGTGTAATCACTCCAGAAATTTCCGTCGTAATTATTATAATTTGTTGAATTATTCGTAATCACGTCAAATGTATTCGACTGAAAATTATTGCCCGTGATCACATTATCAGAGCAGCTCCCCAGTATCTTCAATGCCCATCCATTGTTGATGAATTCGTTATTTTCCATCCTGATGCGGTTGGATCCGTCTGCAAAAATACCGACCGTATTTTCATTAAAAGTGTTCCCCCTGATTTCCCCATCGACGATATCTTTGAGAAGAAGTCCATATGCATTGCTTCCCCAGTTTTTTTCAAACAGATTCTCATACATCCTGATATGATGCGAAAACATGACCGCCACACCGGCGCCATTGTCCCTGAAAGTGTTCTTTATATAATCGTCGTTGTTCGAGAACATAAAATGCAGGCCATAACGAAGGTTTTTCTCACTGGTATTTCCCGTGATGGTGCTGTTCTCCACAAATTCGAAATAAATGCCATCCCGGTGCTGGCGGCAGGTATTGCGTTCGACAAGGATATTCTTTGAATACCAGATATGAATGGCATTTCCGGAAGAAAACTCATCCTTCGCCTGGCCTTCGATAAAATTATTCCTGACGATGCAATGATGGGCATTTTTAAGGTAAATGCCAAAAAAGGTATCTATAAGCCTGTTATTTTCTATCCGGCAAAAACCATGATGTTCGACTTTTATCCCGGCAAGGTCCTTGACAAAACTTACCCCGCAATTTTGTACCTGGAAACCTGATAAGTTCACACTATCCGCCAGGATCGTAAAGACTTCATTGGACCCGCCTCCATCAACAACAGGTAAATCAATGCCGATGATGTCCAGTTTTTTATTGATAAGAATATTTCCTTCCTGGTAAAATCCGGCATGTACGATGATGACATCTCCATTTTCAGCTCTACAGACGGCAGTAGTGATATTACTTATCGCTAAATTTGATGCTACAGACAGGGTGTCGGCCAATAATGACTGTTCAGAAAATAAAAGAAAGGTAAGTATGTATAAAAAAGCCTGGGAGCTGGTTTTCATCCGCCTGGAGATTGTCATCATTCTTTCATCCCGGTTATTAATGGAGGTTCCCGAATTCCAGGAGCAGGTTGTCCCAGGAAAATAATACCCCGCCGAATTGTTCCCTGAATGGAAGAGCTTCGCCCTCGTCCTGAAAAGCCGTCAAATACCTCCCCATCGGACTTGGCAGGTTTTTACAGTGCAGCACCTGGCTGGTGCTTGCATCCACCAGTTGTTCAGGATGATTGAATGGGGTCACCAAAACCAGTTTGACATTTTCGTTACTTACTTTATTCCCTTTTAAATACTCTACCAGACATTCGACTGAATCAAACTTGTAAACTTTCCCTTTAGCCGTAACTATCTCTGTTCCATATCTTTTATCCATGATGGTCATTTCGCAATTTACGCAATGATCCTCCCCGTAATTTATTTTTTCGGGTCCTACCGAGCAGGCAACAAAAACCAGGATGACAACAGCTGAAAGGAAGATTTTTTTCATAAAGTCGACTTTCGTTTACCGGTGAAAAATGCAAGAAATCCCATTAACATCGATAATCCATAAAACAGACTTCCCCAATTGGGATAAGAAGAAGCTTTAAAGTTGAGAAGCATTTTCGTCCCGAAAAGCGGTGGTTGATAAGCCATGCCTGGTACTTTAATCGGTGCCGTGGGCGACAGGTTATGGCCATAATCATATTCCCAAAGGTGGAAATCATAAACACCGAGGATCCCCAGGACAACAAACAAGATTCCCCATGTCAGGAACAGCCAACGCTTATTCAGAATCGCGAAAAAGATCGCCAGTACACCCATTCCGGCAATAACAAACGGGAAGTACTTCAGTTCAGGGATTGAATCCGGAACAATGAATTTCATCCCGACATAATGATTCAGGATATTGATATTCTGAAGGGTCCCGGGAGTATCGCCGGTGATCTTGTTAATCCAGATATACATGGCAATACCGCCCGGATATTGCGGCGCA is from Bacteroidales bacterium and encodes:
- a CDS encoding nitrous oxide reductase accessory protein NosL; translated protein: MKKIFLSAVVILVFVACSVGPEKINYGEDHCVNCEMTIMDKRYGTEIVTAKGKVYKFDSVECLVEYLKGNKVSNENVKLVLVTPFNHPEQLVDASTSQVLHCKNLPSPMGRYLTAFQDEGEALPFREQFGGVLFSWDNLLLEFGNLH
- a CDS encoding ABC transporter ATP-binding protein, whose amino-acid sequence is MIIRDLHKAYGKTGVLKGVDIDLPDARITAVLGPNGSGKTTLIKCILGMVIGQQGEITVGGRNIEGDWLYRRDIGYLPQIARFPENLRLRELIRMVKDIRNQPAFDDELISLFGLEPYLGKPLRYLSGGTRQKVNILIAFMFDCHYLILDEPTVGLDPLALIRFKDLLIRKKEAGKAILLTTHMVSLVEELADEVIFILEGKIYFQGKVENLKAQSNDTNLERAIAGILINQGHV
- a CDS encoding nitrous oxide reductase family maturation protein NosD, whose amino-acid sequence is MMTISRRMKTSSQAFLYILTFLLFSEQSLLADTLSVASNLAISNITTAVCRAENGDVIIVHAGFYQEGNILINKKLDIIGIDLPVVDGGGSNEVFTILADSVNLSGFQVQNCGVSFVKDLAGIKVEHHGFCRIENNRLIDTFFGIYLKNAHHCIVRNNFIEGQAKDEFSSGNAIHIWYSKNILVERNTCRQHRDGIYFEFVENSTITGNTSEKNLRYGLHFMFSNNDDYIKNTFRDNGAGVAVMFSHHIRMYENLFEKNWGSNAYGLLLKDIVDGEIRGNTFNENTVGIFADGSNRIRMENNEFINNGWALKILGSCSDNVITGNNFQSNTFDVITNNSTNYNNYDGNFWSDYTGYDLDRDGSGDVPYKPVKLFSLVTGRVPSSIILLRSPFVGLLNFAEKVMPAITPQTLEDRSPQMHQILFK